The sequence AAATCCGATATCATGATTTCTGATTTTTCTGCAATTGTTTTTGATTATTTATTTTTATTTTCTCGTCCAGTAATTTACACCAGCTACAATTTTGACAAACGTCCCTATGATTGCTCCGATCTTGAAGAAGAACCATGGAAGTTTCAAACATTAAATAGGATTGGTATCCGGTTGACGGAGGATAATTTTATGAACATTCGGGAGATTGTGCTAAATAATATCCACAACCGCGATTTACAGGAAAAAATCAGGGAACGCCGCGAAACCGCTTATTTTTACCCAGGACAAGCGGGAGAAAAAGTAGTGGATGCCATATTATCCTTGCAACAAGCTGAATTATAGCCATCTCACCATTAATCCGATTAACAGAAATCCATGGCAAACCCTTTCAAAATTGGTCTGGTTATGGCCAGCGCGTCATCCGCTGGGGCTTATACTGCTGGAGTGTTGGATTTTCTCCTGGAAGCTTTAGACGCCTGGGAAAAAGCCAAACAATGTCATCAAGCCGCTGGCGACAAACCGGAAGATTGGACGATACCCGGTCATGCGGTTTCCATTGAGATTATTTCCGGTACATCTGCGGGTGCTCTATGCGCTGGACTGCTCGGGATAACCCTTGGCCGTAAATTTACTCCCAAGAATAGCACTTGTGTGCCGCCACCCGAGGAAAATCGTTTGTACGATACCTGGGTAAAAAAGGCACGTATAGAAAATTTACTTGAATCGACCGATCTCACGGATGGCAAAATTTATTCACTGCTTGACTCGGAATACCTAACGCGACTCGCAACCGAAGCGCTTCAAGCAAATTCTCCCTATCAACGCCCCAATTATGTTTCGCCACTGCTGGAACTGGTGGCCACCAACGGTAACTTGCGTGGCGTTGACTATTCAATCAGCTATACCGGCAGCAAGGATTATGTGCAAGGATTAGTTAATCACGCAGATTGCAAACGATTTTACATCGGTATAAATGCTGATCCGGAATTCGATCATCAAGGATTAACATGGCTGAATCCCGATAAACCGACCGATGCAACCTGGAGAGTAGAATTACGTGACGCGATTCTTGCCTCGGCTGCATTTCCCATTGGCCTTGCGGCGCGGAAACTCAAAAAAAATCCAAATATCTATCATCATCAATATTGGCCAATCCCTCAATCAGCAACCCTGGATCCAATCCAGCCACCAGGAGTTATTCGCTATAATTTGCTAATGGAAGAAGGCAGGATTCCGCCAAGTTTTCCCGAGCAACATGATGATTATTTTTTTGCCGCAGTGGATGGTGGCATTACCAATAACGAACCCGTCGAATTCGCACGACGCCGACTGGCGGGAGGACGCATCAATAATCCAAGAAATTTGATCGATGCCGATGCCGCTGTATTGATGATTGATCCATTTCCTGATCTGCAATCACCTGGCGCTAATTATCAAACCAATATCGAATTGTTTCCAGTCATTACTGACCTGATCAAGACATTGCTCGATCAGGCGCGCTTTAAGCTCGCCGAATTGGTGCTCGCACAAAAATCATCGGTAGCCAGTCGTTTCATGATTACCCCCACGCGACGCCCTGAGCCTGGTCAAGCTGCCTATTCCCAACCGTTGGCCTCAAGCAGAATGTGGATGTTTGGTGGATTTTTAAGTGAATCCTTCCGTGAACATGATTTTCAGCTTGGCCGTCTGAATTGCCAGATCTTTCTCAAAAATTGGTTCCTGCTCGACGCCGATAATCCGATATTCAAACACGATAATCATCCTGCTCCTGAGCAATTCGTGGTTATCAAGGATGATCTCGATCTGCCGCCTGACGATGCTCATCAAAGTAAACGGCGTATGAGGGCAATCATTCCGCTGGTTGGTGAACTCGAAAAAATATTGGAGGTTCCTACGTGGCCACGGATGAAGCAATCTGATCTCGAAACAATTCTAAAACGGATGGATACTCGAGCTAACGCGCTTGTAACCACCGCGTTACATTCCTTATCTTGGATGAAGCGGCTAACCGCGTTTGTCTTGTGGCAGATCATGGGACGGGCAAAACTCAATCATTTTCTGCAAGATATCATTACTGCGGAATTAAAGAACGGTGATCAACTCATCAGTGTTTCTGAGAAACAACGTTCTTGAGGGTTGCAATTAAAGTCGATT comes from Gammaproteobacteria bacterium and encodes:
- a CDS encoding putative PNPLA domain-containing protein (Evidence 3 : Putative function from multiple computational evidences); protein product: MANPFKIGLVMASASSAGAYTAGVLDFLLEALDAWEKAKQCHQAAGDKPEDWTIPGHAVSIEIISGTSAGALCAGLLGITLGRKFTPKNSTCVPPPEENRLYDTWVKKARIENLLESTDLTDGKIYSLLDSEYLTRLATEALQANSPYQRPNYVSPLLELVATNGNLRGVDYSISYTGSKDYVQGLVNHADCKRFYIGINADPEFDHQGLTWLNPDKPTDATWRVELRDAILASAAFPIGLAARKLKKNPNIYHHQYWPIPQSATLDPIQPPGVIRYNLLMEEGRIPPSFPEQHDDYFFAAVDGGITNNEPVEFARRRLAGGRINNPRNLIDADAAVLMIDPFPDLQSPGANYQTNIELFPVITDLIKTLLDQARFKLAELVLAQKSSVASRFMITPTRRPEPGQAAYSQPLASSRMWMFGGFLSESFREHDFQLGRLNCQIFLKNWFLLDADNPIFKHDNHPAPEQFVVIKDDLDLPPDDAHQSKRRMRAIIPLVGELEKILEVPTWPRMKQSDLETILKRMDTRANALVTTALHSLSWMKRLTAFVLWQIMGRAKLNHFLQDIITAELKNGDQLISVSEKQRS